GAAATCTCTAAATGTATCCCCCCAACGTCTCTTTGCTACTACTACTTTAACTGCAATAACCCTAGGCATAGCTGGCTTAACCAGTGGAAGCGCCCAAGCTGCTACATTCGGTGAAACCTGGGATGTTCCTGGCAAGCCTGAATACGCAGATTGTGTAGCATTAGGAGCAACCAGTTGCGACCTTCAAGACCTCTTTGATGCCCAAACTGTTAGCGGCCCTGGCATTGATGTTGTTGCTGACCAAACGGGTTACGAATGGTTCACCAACACAGCTACTGGAAACTCAACTGGCTCTTTCATGTTTGAAATTGCAGGTTTTGAAAACCACAACCAATTTGGTATCTACAACAAAGCCGGTGACATGATCGAGCTGTTTGGTGGGGTGAATGATGAAGGAGATTCAACCTATGTAACTTTCCTAGGAGATGGTAGTGTCAGTCGAGTCACTCAACAATTTGGCCCAGGAGCCAGCGATCCAACTCCTGTATTTGATATGTTTGCCGACTTCGGTAATGAATTCGGTTTCTACTTAACCAACAAGAAAGGGGAAACCTTCTATACTCAGAAGAGTAAAAATGGTGGAGATGAGCAAGCGGTGGTTTACCGGGGCGACAATGAAACGGTCATGGAGCTTTCTGGAAAAGCTCCTGGAGTCTTTACCGATAATGAGTTTATTATCGCCTTTGAAGACCTAGTTTTAGGTAACTCCGATTCAGACTACAACG
This window of the Roseofilum capinflatum BLCC-M114 genome carries:
- a CDS encoding DUF4114 domain-containing protein — translated: MKSLNVSPQRLFATTTLTAITLGIAGLTSGSAQAATFGETWDVPGKPEYADCVALGATSCDLQDLFDAQTVSGPGIDVVADQTGYEWFTNTATGNSTGSFMFEIAGFENHNQFGIYNKAGDMIELFGGVNDEGDSTYVTFLGDGSVSRVTQQFGPGASDPTPVFDMFADFGNEFGFYLTNKKGETFYTQKSKNGGDEQAVVYRGDNETVMELSGKAPGVFTDNEFIIAFEDLVLGNSDSDYNDLVVMMESIEPADVPEPSMLLGLGVLGASFWSVRRRRSRS